In one Steroidobacteraceae bacterium genomic region, the following are encoded:
- a CDS encoding HAD-IA family hydrolase, translated as MIRWSDIDLVFLDLDGTLLDLAYDNYIWLARVPEIYAEREGLSIAEAGARLAPRFRAHMGTLNWYSLEFWSDELGIDLVALHRAESHRIAWLPGARRFLEQMRERGKALVLLTNSHPITLEIKDAAAGIAGFFDAMYSSARLGAPKESDLFWPNLQQQWPYRPERCFFADDSLPVLEAARRAGIAQTVQISRPDSSRASNPAAHFKASERLVDLLD; from the coding sequence ATGATTCGCTGGTCCGACATCGATCTGGTATTCCTCGACCTCGACGGTACGCTCCTCGATCTGGCATATGACAACTACATCTGGCTCGCGCGTGTCCCCGAGATCTATGCCGAGCGGGAAGGACTGTCGATCGCCGAGGCTGGCGCGCGCCTCGCGCCGCGTTTTCGCGCGCACATGGGCACGCTCAATTGGTATTCGCTCGAGTTCTGGAGCGACGAACTCGGCATCGACTTGGTGGCGTTGCATCGCGCTGAAAGCCATCGGATTGCCTGGTTACCCGGTGCGCGCCGATTTCTCGAACAAATGAGGGAGCGCGGCAAGGCGCTGGTGCTGCTTACCAATTCGCATCCGATCACCCTCGAGATCAAGGATGCGGCGGCGGGCATCGCCGGGTTCTTCGACGCCATGTACAGCTCGGCACGACTGGGCGCACCGAAGGAAAGCGACCTCTTCTGGCCGAACTTGCAACAGCAATGGCCGTACAGGCCCGAGCGCTGCTTCTTCGCCGATGACAGCCTGCCGGTGCTGGAGGCTGCGCGGCGCGCGGGCATTGCTCAGACGGTGCAGATCTCCCGCCCCGATTCCTCGCGAGCGAGCAATCCCGCGGCGCATTTCAAGGCTTCCGAACGGCTCGTCGATCTGCTCGATTGA
- a CDS encoding PHP domain-containing protein, with protein sequence MIVDLHTHSTASDGVLTPAELVAQALAAGVELMALTDHDTMAGCESAAAAARDTPLELLAGIELSTLWRGRTIHILGIGIDPGASALRAHCQALCAQRIARTEAIGERLTRRARLPGRELARTVLEENPLPTRAHLARALVAQGHARSISDAFARLLGPGSAGHIADDWPAIETTMALLRDAGGNAVIAHPSRYRLSAGALRSLLGEFAKAGGAAIESDNSDAERCARLAGDAGLALSLGSDFHDPQIKWNRLGRFDKLAPGTRSLARQIARC encoded by the coding sequence TTGATCGTCGACCTTCACACACATAGCACGGCCTCGGACGGCGTGTTGACGCCCGCGGAGCTGGTGGCGCAGGCACTCGCCGCCGGCGTCGAACTGATGGCACTCACCGACCACGACACCATGGCCGGTTGCGAGAGCGCGGCCGCCGCTGCACGCGACACGCCCCTGGAGCTGCTCGCCGGCATCGAGCTTTCGACCCTGTGGCGCGGCCGTACCATTCACATCCTCGGTATCGGCATCGATCCCGGCGCGAGCGCATTGCGCGCACATTGCCAGGCCCTGTGCGCACAGCGAATTGCGCGGACCGAGGCGATCGGCGAGCGCCTGACGCGGCGCGCGCGGCTGCCCGGGCGTGAGCTCGCGCGCACGGTGCTGGAGGAGAATCCGCTGCCGACCCGCGCTCATCTCGCGCGCGCGCTCGTCGCGCAGGGGCATGCGCGCTCGATCAGCGATGCCTTCGCACGACTGCTCGGGCCCGGCAGCGCCGGTCACATCGCCGATGACTGGCCCGCCATCGAGACGACGATGGCGCTGCTGCGCGACGCGGGAGGCAACGCTGTCATCGCGCATCCATCGCGTTACCGGCTGAGCGCCGGCGCATTGCGTTCATTGCTCGGAGAGTTCGCCAAGGCAGGAGGCGCGGCCATCGAGAGCGACAACAGCGATGCCGAGCGCTGCGCTCGGCTGGCAGGGGACGCCGGGCTCGCGCTCAGCCTGGGGTCGGATTTCCACGATCCACAAATCAAATGGAACCGTCTCGGCCGCTTCGATAAGCTAGCGCCCGGAACGCGCTCCCTGGCGCGCCAGATCGCGCGCTGCTGA
- a CDS encoding mechanosensitive ion channel, translated as MEKSLSSLQNLVRGLTQPEFIAQVIAIAVALAVAFVSAHFARIWYARLRAIKHQPRWQTRIAELVAILAPLVIALAIVAILKSVAGRAGMPATIIDASLQLIGALALVRVGVFLLRMGLGPKSWLIGWETAVTVVLWLLLGFELLGWFDGIERFLNGINLLPGAKFTVWALLKGMVVVTAFGVVTSLIARFAEQRIMRLDGIAISTRIGISKFLFFSLVSLGILLGINAAGVNLSTLTVLTGAVGLGLGFGLQAIASNFVSGFVLLMDKSIKPGDVISFTGTTGTSTENFGWVEELRGRYVVVRDRDGVETLVPNQNLITNSVINWSYSDQRVRLRLPVMISYDDDPELALKVLLEAARNHPRILLEPAPVSRLMAFEDYGMRVEVRFWIRDPMNGVNNVRSDVNRSIWRLFRDNGIRIPVAQRELRILPPHGESKSPLG; from the coding sequence ATGGAAAAATCCCTCAGCAGCCTGCAAAACCTCGTTCGCGGCCTGACACAGCCGGAATTCATCGCGCAGGTCATCGCCATCGCGGTCGCGCTCGCGGTCGCTTTCGTGAGCGCGCATTTCGCGCGCATCTGGTATGCGCGCCTGCGCGCGATCAAGCACCAGCCGCGCTGGCAGACACGTATCGCGGAGCTCGTGGCGATACTTGCGCCGCTGGTGATTGCGCTCGCAATCGTTGCCATCCTGAAGTCGGTCGCGGGCCGGGCTGGCATGCCGGCAACGATCATCGATGCCAGCTTGCAGCTGATCGGCGCCCTCGCGCTGGTGCGGGTCGGGGTCTTCCTTCTGCGCATGGGACTTGGGCCCAAATCCTGGCTGATTGGCTGGGAGACAGCCGTCACCGTAGTGCTGTGGCTGCTGCTCGGCTTCGAGCTGCTCGGCTGGTTCGATGGCATCGAGCGCTTTCTCAATGGCATCAACCTGCTGCCGGGCGCGAAGTTCACTGTCTGGGCATTGCTGAAGGGCATGGTGGTCGTAACGGCCTTCGGCGTCGTCACGAGCCTGATCGCGAGATTCGCCGAGCAACGCATCATGCGGCTCGATGGCATCGCGATATCGACCCGCATCGGCATCTCGAAGTTCCTGTTCTTTTCGCTCGTCAGCCTGGGCATCCTGCTCGGCATAAACGCCGCCGGCGTCAACCTCTCGACACTCACGGTGCTCACGGGCGCTGTCGGACTTGGCCTCGGTTTCGGCCTGCAGGCAATTGCCAGCAATTTTGTCAGCGGCTTCGTATTGCTGATGGACAAGTCGATCAAACCAGGCGATGTCATCAGTTTCACCGGGACCACCGGCACCAGCACCGAGAATTTCGGCTGGGTCGAGGAGCTGCGCGGCCGCTACGTCGTCGTGCGTGACCGCGATGGTGTCGAGACGCTGGTGCCGAATCAGAACCTCATCACCAATTCGGTCATCAACTGGAGCTACTCCGATCAGCGCGTGCGCCTGCGACTGCCGGTGATGATCAGCTACGACGACGACCCGGAGCTTGCACTCAAGGTGCTGCTCGAGGCGGCGCGCAATCATCCGCGCATACTGCTCGAACCCGCACCGGTTTCGCGCCTGATGGCGTTCGAAGACTATGGCATGCGCGTCGAGGTCAGGTTCTGGATCCGCGATCCGATGAATGGCGTCAACAACGTTCGCTCGGACGTCAATCGCAGCATCTGGCGA
- a CDS encoding YdcH family protein: MTETKDPKDNVDRELFRNFEKLRQLRIEHRDLDDVISRLALDSRIDELQLSRLKKRKLVLKDQIARLESELIPDLNA, translated from the coding sequence ATGACCGAAACCAAAGACCCAAAGGACAATGTCGATCGAGAGTTGTTTCGCAACTTCGAGAAGCTGCGCCAGCTGCGCATCGAACATCGCGATCTGGACGACGTGATTTCGCGTCTTGCACTCGATTCGCGGATCGACGAATTGCAGCTCTCGCGCCTCAAGAAGCGCAAACTGGTGCTGAAGGACCAGATTGCCCGCCTGGAGAGCGAGCTCATACCTGACCTCAACGCCTAA